The Calditerrivibrio nitroreducens DSM 19672 genome window below encodes:
- the metF gene encoding methylenetetrahydrofolate reductase [NAD(P)H] produces the protein MKICDKLNIKKRVLSFEFFPPKKVENEHILFETLDELTHFNPDFVSITYGAGGSTKDKTLEWTLKIKNDYKFTVMMHLTCITSDKEEIDQLLDNLKKNGIENILALRGDIPKDGLNYHISNDFKYASDLVGFIKKKNFCIGVAGYPEGHLEAVSIDEDIFNLKKKIEAGGDFIITQLFFDNRLFYRYLELLSKNNINTPVLAGIMPITSFAQVDKFKKMCGVHIPEEFINRIADKDDDYVFNAGVEYTIKQCEDLLSNGVKGLHFYTLNKSEATKKILNNLRYEVQ, from the coding sequence ATGAAAATATGCGATAAGTTGAATATTAAGAAAAGAGTTTTATCCTTTGAATTTTTCCCTCCCAAAAAAGTGGAGAATGAACATATATTATTTGAAACCTTGGATGAACTAACCCATTTTAATCCAGATTTTGTCTCAATTACGTATGGTGCCGGGGGGAGTACCAAAGATAAAACCTTAGAATGGACGTTAAAGATAAAAAATGATTACAAATTCACGGTGATGATGCATCTTACGTGCATTACTTCTGATAAAGAAGAGATAGATCAATTGTTGGATAATCTCAAAAAAAACGGCATAGAAAATATTTTAGCTCTCAGGGGAGATATTCCTAAGGATGGCTTGAATTACCACATTAGCAATGATTTTAAGTATGCTTCAGATCTGGTTGGCTTTATAAAAAAGAAAAATTTTTGTATAGGGGTTGCTGGTTATCCGGAGGGACACCTGGAGGCCGTGAGTATCGATGAGGATATCTTTAATTTGAAAAAAAAGATTGAAGCTGGTGGAGACTTTATCATAACCCAATTATTTTTTGATAATAGATTGTTTTATAGATATCTTGAATTGCTATCTAAAAACAATATAAATACACCTGTTCTGGCGGGAATAATGCCTATAACTTCATTTGCACAGGTGGATAAATTTAAAAAGATGTGTGGTGTTCATATCCCTGAGGAGTTTATCAATCGCATTGCAGATAAGGATGATGATTATGTTTTCAATGCCGGAGTGGAATATACCATAAAGCAGTGTGAAGATCTTTTGTCGAATGGTGTCAAAGGATTGCATTTTTATACACTTAATAAGTCTGAAGCTACAAAAAAAATTTTAAACAATCTAAGATATGAAGTACAATAG
- a CDS encoding aminopeptidase, whose translation MFGFEEKLARIVCDYSLQIKEGDIVEIRGESCAEPFIKVLYKYILMKKAYPLLRMSFNEQLYTFYKYADKSILEMLPEIMLTTSKTLNAVIHIDSEANTKQLSNVDPTKVAIHKKTTKILKDIMFEREARGEFRWVIAPYPTYAMAQDAEMSLEDYANFIKMACKLDEEDPVEAWKEVDSIQKKIVELMSDTVELRIIGEKTDLVLRTEGRKWINCSGRHNLPDGEVFTSPVEDSANGEIYFDIPTSFMGVEVSGVYLKFEHGKVVKASAEKGDQFLQKMLDTDEGSRYVGEIAFGLNESITFPSKNILFDEKIGRSIHLAIGSSYPEAGGKNQSGLHWDLIKSMKHGGEVYKNGTLIYKDGNFLDV comes from the coding sequence ATGTTTGGTTTTGAAGAGAAGCTGGCAAGAATTGTTTGTGATTATAGCCTTCAAATAAAAGAGGGTGATATTGTGGAGATAAGGGGTGAAAGCTGCGCTGAACCCTTTATTAAAGTATTGTATAAATATATCTTAATGAAGAAGGCTTACCCACTTCTTAGAATGAGTTTTAATGAGCAGCTTTACACATTTTATAAATACGCCGATAAAAGTATATTGGAAATGTTACCAGAAATAATGCTTACAACATCGAAGACGCTGAATGCGGTTATCCATATCGATTCTGAAGCAAATACCAAACAACTGAGTAATGTGGACCCTACAAAGGTAGCTATCCACAAAAAAACCACCAAGATATTGAAAGATATAATGTTTGAAAGAGAAGCCAGGGGGGAATTTAGATGGGTAATTGCCCCTTATCCAACATATGCGATGGCTCAGGATGCAGAGATGAGTCTTGAAGATTATGCTAATTTTATAAAGATGGCCTGTAAGTTGGATGAGGAAGATCCGGTGGAAGCCTGGAAAGAGGTTGACAGCATACAGAAGAAGATAGTTGAACTTATGTCTGATACAGTTGAGCTAAGAATCATTGGTGAAAAAACCGATTTGGTATTAAGAACCGAAGGTAGAAAATGGATAAATTGCAGCGGAAGACACAATCTACCGGATGGAGAGGTATTTACAAGTCCAGTTGAGGATAGTGCAAATGGTGAGATATATTTTGATATCCCAACTTCGTTTATGGGGGTGGAGGTTTCTGGTGTATATCTTAAATTTGAACATGGTAAAGTTGTAAAAGCCAGTGCCGAAAAAGGTGATCAGTTTTTACAAAAGATGCTGGATACCGATGAAGGCTCAAGATATGTGGGGGAGATAGCTTTTGGTTTAAACGAGTCGATAACATTTCCCAGTAAAAATATACTATTTGATGAAAAAATAGGTAGGTCAATACATCTTGCCATTGGTTCTTCTTATCCTGAGGCTGGCGGGAAAAATCAGTCGGGTTTGCACTGGGATCTGATAAAGAGTATGAAACATGGTGGGGAAGTTTATAAAAACGGTACGCTTATATACAAAGATGGTAATTTTTTAGATGTCTGA
- the dnaG gene encoding DNA primase, which produces MNDVRDAILDRIDIADYISQYVDLKRYGSYYKGLCPFHNEKTPSFIVTPSKRLFHCFGCGAAGNLITFVMKYNNLSYVDALRMLAAKAGIDFEKTEKLDKSLVFLKQLHLEIHRLSQNYLFGEAGKICLEYILRRGFSELEIGEFGLGVIPKGVNLDPILKKYSIDVIKKSGLFYYKEGKNIFKMAGRLLFPIKDQFGEVIAFSGRDLVGEEPKYINSPETPIFKKGSILYNLDKAKEYALSQKSLFVVEGYFDVIRMWSKGYKNVVSSMGTAFTTEQAMLIKRYAENPIVVFDGDQAGINAAYKTIEPFTAINTIPEVAFLPKGEDPDSLLLKDKEMFDNCISNRKDLLILMAEIYSKKGGSLSVRASNFKSLIKKLDNFPEANLKNIYLNRIKEIFNLDFEIINENKKIKKLQNNQKSIKYIYEDDFLSAIMQINDEEVVSGVIEGIEKEYFLQQDRRRIFEKIVDNLNNSGNIDALFNDEEVGELLSYLVSCKVFEEPYRVAIINKEKLVYNYKSNELRKLRDELSKCADDTLKSLDILKKIDKLTKDLSKYNILEA; this is translated from the coding sequence ATGAATGATGTCAGGGATGCAATTTTAGATAGGATAGATATAGCAGATTATATATCCCAGTATGTAGATCTAAAAAGATATGGTAGTTATTACAAGGGATTATGCCCTTTTCATAATGAAAAAACACCATCTTTTATAGTGACTCCATCAAAGAGATTATTCCACTGTTTTGGTTGTGGTGCGGCAGGAAATTTGATTACTTTCGTTATGAAATACAATAACTTAAGTTATGTTGATGCTCTAAGAATGCTTGCCGCAAAAGCCGGGATCGATTTTGAAAAAACAGAAAAGCTTGATAAGTCATTGGTATTTTTAAAACAGCTTCATCTTGAGATCCATAGATTATCTCAAAATTATCTCTTTGGTGAAGCTGGGAAGATTTGTCTTGAATACATATTAAGAAGGGGATTTTCTGAGTTGGAGATAGGTGAATTTGGGCTTGGGGTAATACCTAAAGGGGTTAACCTTGATCCTATTTTGAAAAAATATAGTATCGATGTGATTAAAAAATCGGGTCTTTTCTATTATAAAGAAGGAAAAAATATTTTTAAGATGGCTGGAAGACTTTTATTCCCTATAAAAGATCAGTTTGGTGAGGTGATAGCTTTCTCCGGAAGAGATTTAGTAGGTGAAGAGCCCAAATACATAAATTCTCCGGAAACACCGATATTTAAAAAAGGGTCGATTTTATACAATCTGGACAAGGCGAAAGAATATGCCCTATCCCAGAAAAGCTTATTTGTGGTGGAAGGGTATTTTGATGTTATCAGGATGTGGAGTAAGGGTTATAAAAATGTTGTATCTTCAATGGGGACAGCGTTTACTACTGAACAGGCTATGCTAATAAAAAGATATGCTGAAAATCCGATTGTTGTTTTTGATGGGGATCAGGCGGGGATTAATGCTGCGTATAAGACTATAGAGCCTTTTACGGCGATAAATACTATACCTGAAGTTGCCTTTTTGCCCAAAGGGGAAGATCCCGATAGCTTGCTATTGAAAGATAAAGAGATGTTTGATAATTGTATCTCAAATAGGAAAGATCTGTTGATACTTATGGCGGAAATTTATTCTAAAAAAGGGGGGTCACTGTCTGTCAGAGCCTCAAATTTCAAATCTCTTATTAAAAAACTGGATAATTTCCCGGAGGCAAATCTAAAAAACATCTATCTTAATAGGATTAAAGAGATTTTTAATCTAGATTTTGAAATAATAAATGAAAATAAGAAGATAAAAAAATTGCAAAATAATCAAAAAAGCATAAAATATATTTATGAGGATGATTTTCTATCTGCCATTATGCAAATAAATGATGAAGAAGTTGTATCCGGTGTTATAGAGGGGATAGAAAAGGAGTATTTTCTTCAGCAGGATAGACGGCGAATTTTTGAAAAGATTGTTGACAATTTAAATAATTCTGGTAATATTGATGCCCTTTTTAACGACGAAGAGGTGGGTGAGTTGCTCAGCTATCTTGTATCTTGTAAGGTTTTTGAAGAGCCTTATAGGGTGGCAATAATAAACAAAGAGAAGCTGGTATACAATTATAAGTCGAATGAGCTTAGAAAACTACGCGATGAATTGTCAAAATGTGCCGATGATACGTTAAAGTCGTTGGACATTCTTAAAAAGATAGATAAACTAACAAAAGATTTAAGTAAATACAACATATTGGAGGCATGA
- a CDS encoding lytic transglycosylase domain-containing protein gives MKTFFCLLLSFISSVAYPYCFDEAEKIYNVNKELLIAIAKVESNMRPDAINWNRNGTFDYGVMQINSAWYYELGEEKWHKLADPCENVKTGAMILSKCIKKYGFNWKAVDCYNKGSKASDFSSYVLKVYKQLVSSSKNKKVMDQ, from the coding sequence ATGAAAACATTTTTTTGTTTACTTTTATCCTTTATAAGTAGCGTTGCTTATCCCTACTGTTTTGATGAGGCTGAGAAAATCTATAATGTCAATAAAGAGCTTTTGATAGCCATTGCAAAGGTGGAAAGTAATATGAGACCAGATGCCATAAACTGGAACAGAAATGGTACCTTTGATTATGGAGTGATGCAGATAAATAGTGCGTGGTATTATGAACTTGGGGAAGAAAAATGGCATAAACTTGCAGATCCTTGTGAAAACGTTAAGACTGGGGCTATGATTTTATCAAAGTGTATAAAAAAATATGGGTTTAACTGGAAAGCTGTGGATTGCTACAATAAAGGTTCAAAGGCGAGTGATTTTAGTAGTTATGTATTAAAGGTGTATAAACAGCTCGTTTCTTCATCCAAGAATAAAAAGGTGATGGATCAGTAA
- the bioD gene encoding dethiobiotin synthase, which produces MSKLIFITGIDTGVGKTYATGIIAKGLMDMGLKAITMKTIQTGCDNFSEDIIEHRKLSGSELTSYDLNKITSPYIFKFPASPHLSAKLENKHIDINVIVKNIEILQNHFDYILIEGAGGLMVPITDDILMIDLIQMINADTILVSTAKLGSINHTLLSIEAMIRRNIKIKAILYNLFFSSDQTITDNTFDTIKSFHREIPIFKLSKEIEAPFFSVISDKKR; this is translated from the coding sequence ATGTCAAAACTGATTTTTATAACCGGTATAGATACCGGAGTGGGTAAAACTTATGCTACAGGTATCATAGCAAAAGGCCTTATGGATATGGGGCTTAAAGCAATTACGATGAAAACTATACAGACGGGATGTGATAATTTTTCAGAAGACATTATCGAACATAGAAAATTATCCGGATCAGAATTAACATCGTATGATCTAAATAAAATAACATCCCCATATATCTTCAAATTCCCCGCATCCCCCCATCTATCTGCAAAGCTTGAAAATAAACATATCGATATTAATGTTATAGTAAAAAATATCGAAATATTACAAAACCACTTTGATTACATACTCATTGAAGGTGCGGGTGGGCTCATGGTGCCGATAACTGATGATATTTTGATGATAGATTTAATACAAATGATAAATGCTGACACTATCTTAGTATCAACAGCAAAATTAGGTAGTATAAATCATACACTATTATCCATTGAAGCTATGATACGTAGAAATATCAAGATAAAAGCTATACTTTACAATCTTTTTTTTAGCTCTGACCAAACAATAACAGATAATACATTTGATACCATAAAATCGTTCCATAGAGAAATCCCAATTTTTAAACTCTCAAAAGAAATAGAAGCTCCTTTTTTTAGTGTAATTTCAGATAAAAAAAGATAA
- a CDS encoding 3'-5' exonuclease: protein MTLISQLQADNYSNLLSTEDINNLEVISFEGEILYIDSDEKLKEIKLPEDKLVGFDTETKPSFKKKIKNHLSLIQIATENKAFLFHLKQIKDKSIIFEYLNNPEITKIGAGIADDIKKINELSNIEILKNSFMDLQFIAKQMNLPRTNLRFLSAYFLNKRIIKSSQTSNWDKYPLTPKQMLYAATDAWICLKIYKKILKNK, encoded by the coding sequence ATGACCCTGATTTCACAACTGCAAGCAGATAATTATTCCAATCTTCTTTCTACTGAAGATATAAACAACTTAGAAGTAATATCTTTTGAAGGTGAGATTTTATATATCGATAGCGATGAGAAACTAAAAGAGATTAAACTACCTGAAGACAAATTAGTGGGGTTTGATACAGAAACCAAACCCTCTTTTAAAAAGAAGATCAAAAACCATTTATCCCTCATACAGATCGCAACTGAAAATAAAGCATTTCTTTTCCATTTAAAACAAATTAAAGATAAAAGTATAATTTTTGAATACCTCAACAATCCTGAGATAACCAAAATCGGTGCAGGAATAGCCGATGACATCAAAAAGATCAATGAGCTCTCCAATATTGAGATCTTGAAAAATTCATTCATGGACCTGCAATTCATAGCAAAACAGATGAATCTTCCCAGGACAAATCTGAGATTTTTATCAGCATACTTTTTAAACAAAAGAATAATTAAATCATCCCAGACATCAAATTGGGATAAATATCCCCTCACACCAAAACAGATGCTTTATGCTGCCACAGATGCCTGGATCTGTTTGAAAATTTATAAAAAAATATTAAAAAACAAATAA
- the rpoD gene encoding RNA polymerase sigma factor RpoD, which translates to MSKKVKLPDLKPLIALGKEKGFLTFDEINEMIPEDVLLPEILEEILVRLKQLKIDVIDNRNSAAPVIAAPIIEEEEMELDDVESEEIIMDENLEEGLSFDDPVKLYLREMGNIPLLSREEETEVAKEIENGQREVIINTLSFIYAAEKFLTIVEDIKNGNFKLKDLVDFEDINVEDEIDIDEVDEEELKRLKDERDLKIRDEYLSILDDTCLKISEAIKICKKIRTMKKQERIEATKKQMNEILDDVARQLLKIKVNYSLICNLAKEISTTYEELTQYEKDLKKIVDIFKYREEDIDYIHLDPKKLEACEVKHLSQRDIQNLIAKFKSIQLKAQKNIKLLGYSRSEVDLLHEMLTNNMTKTERYKTKLIQSNLRLVVSIAKKYTNRGLQFLDLIQEGNIGLMKAVEKFEYQRGYKFSTYATWWIRQAITRAIADQARTIRIPVHMIETINKMMKISRQLQVDLGREPTPEEIAEKMDVPVEKVKKVLRIAKEPVSLETPIGEDEDSSLGDFIEDKKSKNPLDEVVYLKLSEHTKQILDTLSPREASVLRLRFGIDCSSDHTLEEVGKKFNVTRERIRQIEAKALRKLRHPTRSRILKTFGE; encoded by the coding sequence ATGTCTAAGAAAGTTAAGCTGCCTGATTTAAAACCTCTTATTGCTTTAGGGAAGGAAAAAGGTTTTCTTACATTCGATGAGATCAATGAGATGATCCCTGAAGATGTACTTTTACCAGAGATACTTGAAGAGATTTTAGTCAGGTTGAAACAGCTTAAAATAGATGTTATTGACAACAGGAATTCTGCTGCTCCTGTGATAGCTGCTCCGATCATTGAAGAGGAGGAGATGGAGCTTGATGATGTGGAGTCAGAAGAGATTATTATGGACGAAAATCTCGAAGAGGGGCTTTCTTTTGATGATCCTGTCAAACTTTATCTTAGGGAGATGGGAAACATCCCTCTTTTGAGCAGAGAGGAAGAGACTGAGGTTGCCAAAGAGATAGAAAATGGCCAAAGGGAAGTTATTATTAATACATTATCGTTTATCTATGCGGCTGAGAAGTTTTTGACTATAGTTGAAGATATCAAAAACGGTAATTTTAAGCTTAAAGATCTGGTGGATTTTGAGGATATAAATGTGGAAGATGAGATCGATATTGATGAAGTGGACGAAGAAGAGTTGAAGAGATTAAAAGATGAAAGGGATCTTAAAATTAGAGATGAATATCTATCCATCCTTGATGATACATGCTTGAAGATTTCTGAGGCTATTAAGATATGCAAAAAGATTCGTACGATGAAGAAACAGGAACGTATAGAAGCAACAAAAAAACAGATGAACGAAATTTTAGACGACGTTGCAAGGCAGCTTTTAAAGATAAAGGTAAATTATTCCCTCATATGCAACCTGGCCAAAGAGATTTCTACTACATATGAGGAGCTTACTCAGTATGAAAAAGATCTCAAAAAGATTGTCGATATATTTAAATATAGAGAAGAGGATATAGATTATATCCATTTAGATCCTAAAAAGCTTGAGGCTTGTGAAGTTAAACATCTTTCCCAAAGGGATATTCAAAATCTCATAGCAAAATTTAAAAGTATACAATTAAAAGCCCAAAAAAATATAAAGCTTTTGGGTTATAGCCGTAGTGAGGTGGATCTCTTACATGAAATGTTAACAAACAATATGACTAAGACCGAGCGGTACAAAACAAAGCTCATACAGTCAAACTTAAGACTTGTGGTAAGTATTGCAAAGAAATATACGAATAGGGGACTGCAGTTTTTGGATCTTATCCAGGAAGGGAATATTGGTCTGATGAAGGCTGTTGAGAAATTTGAATATCAGAGGGGTTATAAATTTTCTACATACGCCACATGGTGGATCAGACAGGCAATTACAAGGGCCATTGCAGACCAGGCGAGAACCATTAGAATTCCTGTTCACATGATAGAGACCATAAATAAAATGATGAAGATATCGAGACAGCTGCAGGTGGATCTTGGGAGAGAGCCTACACCTGAAGAGATAGCTGAAAAGATGGATGTACCTGTGGAGAAGGTAAAAAAAGTTCTTAGAATAGCCAAAGAACCTGTATCACTTGAAACACCCATTGGGGAAGATGAGGATAGCTCTTTGGGTGATTTTATTGAAGATAAAAAATCAAAGAATCCACTTGATGAGGTGGTATATCTTAAATTGAGTGAACATACAAAGCAGATACTGGACACCCTCTCACCAAGGGAGGCTTCTGTGTTGAGGCTCCGTTTTGGTATAGATTGTTCATCAGATCATACGCTTGAAGAAGTGGGGAAAAAATTTAACGTCACGAGAGAGCGTATAAGACAGATTGAGGCTAAAGCCCTTAGAAAATTAAGACACCCCACCAGAAGTAGAATTCTGAAAACATTTGGAGAATAA
- a CDS encoding lytic transglycosylase domain-containing protein translates to MVTKIYKFILYTFIGHIIFINTNTFFTTLNPKSIINPFFIKSRTISVFHLLHYIVFETGVLIPLPSYDELNKKIHQLSKKYKIDPELVKIVIEVESKYKKYAISRTGAVGLMQVMPTTFFEMGFNKPFDIDQNLEAGIKYLSMQVKRFKRLDLALSAYNAGPTKVSKVMAIPKIGETEYYVKTIIEKYSKIRKNALEYNLLLQQTE, encoded by the coding sequence ATGGTAACCAAAATTTACAAGTTTATCCTTTATACATTTATAGGTCATATTATCTTTATAAATACCAACACTTTTTTCACGACACTAAACCCAAAATCTATTATAAATCCTTTTTTTATAAAATCAAGAACAATTAGTGTTTTCCATCTACTTCATTACATCGTTTTTGAAACTGGGGTTTTGATTCCGTTACCATCTTATGATGAACTAAATAAGAAGATACACCAGTTATCAAAAAAATACAAAATAGATCCCGAATTGGTAAAGATTGTAATCGAAGTGGAATCAAAATATAAAAAATATGCCATTTCAAGAACAGGTGCTGTGGGATTAATGCAGGTAATGCCAACTACTTTTTTTGAAATGGGTTTTAACAAACCGTTTGACATCGACCAAAATCTTGAAGCCGGAATTAAATATCTTTCCATGCAGGTCAAACGATTCAAGAGGCTTGATCTGGCTTTATCTGCTTATAATGCCGGACCAACTAAGGTGTCAAAGGTTATGGCTATTCCAAAAATCGGTGAAACGGAATACTATGTAAAAACTATAATAGAAAAATACTCGAAAATCAGGAAAAATGCCTTAGAATATAATCTTTTGTTACAACAAACGGAGTAG
- a CDS encoding ABC transporter ATP-binding protein, which yields MLKIENLTIKIEKDFILRDLSIEVKPGEILGIAGESGSGKTVLAKYILGLLGYPFEIISEKMLFENVDYSSIKYKEKLRGRTISMIFQNPTSSLNPVLTIGDQLIETIKLYNRGIDYKSKAVELLKAVEIDNPEQRLNSYPHNLSGGMNQRVMIAMALASNPKLLIADEPTTALDVTIQNEIIKLLLKLNREQKLSIIFISHDLKLLQSIADRIVILYAGEILEELSGDNLFKNIIKHPYTYLLKKSVPNIKEDVDFLNAVEGYIPKNTNFFDNSCIFHTRCPYVNELCRIKKPDFINNVRCHFPLCQN from the coding sequence ATGTTGAAGATAGAAAACCTTACGATAAAAATTGAAAAGGATTTCATACTCAGAGATCTATCGATAGAAGTAAAACCAGGTGAGATTTTAGGTATAGCTGGTGAATCTGGATCTGGAAAAACAGTATTGGCTAAATATATTCTGGGATTATTGGGATACCCATTTGAGATAATTTCTGAAAAAATGTTATTCGAAAATGTCGATTATAGTAGTATTAAATATAAGGAAAAATTGCGGGGTAGAACAATATCGATGATATTTCAAAACCCCACCTCTTCCTTAAACCCTGTTTTAACAATTGGTGATCAACTGATTGAAACAATTAAACTTTACAACAGAGGTATTGATTATAAAAGTAAAGCGGTGGAACTTTTGAAGGCTGTAGAAATTGATAATCCCGAACAAAGGCTCAATAGCTACCCCCACAACTTAAGTGGTGGTATGAACCAGAGGGTCATGATTGCCATGGCACTTGCCTCCAATCCAAAATTACTGATAGCAGATGAGCCCACCACAGCCCTCGACGTAACAATACAAAATGAGATAATAAAACTACTGTTAAAGCTTAACAGAGAGCAGAAACTATCAATTATATTCATATCCCATGACTTGAAGTTACTACAATCGATTGCAGATAGAATTGTGATCCTATATGCAGGTGAAATTTTAGAAGAGCTTTCTGGAGATAACCTTTTCAAAAATATAATAAAACATCCATATACATACCTACTCAAAAAATCTGTCCCTAATATAAAAGAAGATGTAGATTTTCTAAATGCAGTGGAAGGGTATATCCCTAAAAACACAAACTTTTTTGATAATTCATGTATCTTTCACACAAGATGCCCCTACGTAAATGAACTATGTCGAATTAAAAAACCTGATTTTATAAATAATGTTAGGTGCCATTTCCCATTATGTCAAAACTGA
- a CDS encoding iron-containing alcohol dehydrogenase family protein, translating into MSESFFFHSPVKVFVEKDPYEVLSDFLSDSCRIGVVSGKVAILKTGFKEFLLKSFPDKEFFFYDDISENPRINEVIKGGRFLRDSKVEKIIAFGGGSALDAGKACAIFATNNRPFYDLMADNNYERPIPLLAVPTTCGTGSEMNHYCIITDLEKVDKVNFNKPDLFPKYAMLWSEYLKSLDETLLLWTVYDAFSHAMEGYLSKRSNRFSDILAMESMRIILDNLKSYSNSKRMDLSKLQFASALSGAVILHTGTTILHALGYYLTNVHGIQHGLANALLIPRYLMMCEGKGVEKIDVIRNIEKELHFSIVDSIKDVLGDRVIKLLSGVDTEKMVDYALNKPNSLSTPFVVTKDYILRHFS; encoded by the coding sequence ATGTCTGAATCTTTCTTCTTCCATAGTCCGGTTAAGGTTTTTGTTGAAAAAGATCCTTACGAAGTATTGTCCGATTTCTTATCAGATTCCTGTCGTATAGGGGTTGTGTCCGGTAAAGTGGCAATTTTAAAAACTGGCTTTAAGGAATTTCTTTTAAAAAGCTTCCCAGATAAAGAATTCTTTTTTTATGATGATATCAGTGAAAATCCTAGGATCAATGAAGTTATCAAAGGTGGTAGATTCTTAAGGGATTCAAAGGTTGAGAAAATTATTGCTTTTGGTGGTGGGAGTGCACTGGATGCAGGTAAAGCCTGCGCCATCTTTGCCACGAATAATAGACCATTTTATGATCTTATGGCTGACAATAACTATGAAAGACCTATACCACTTCTTGCAGTACCCACCACCTGTGGTACAGGTTCTGAAATGAATCATTACTGTATAATAACAGATCTTGAAAAAGTGGATAAAGTGAATTTCAATAAGCCGGATCTTTTTCCTAAGTATGCTATGTTGTGGTCGGAATATTTAAAATCGCTGGATGAGACATTATTGTTATGGACTGTTTACGATGCTTTCAGCCACGCAATGGAAGGGTATCTTTCCAAAAGATCAAATCGATTCTCAGATATTCTTGCTATGGAGTCGATGAGGATTATTCTGGATAACCTTAAAAGCTATTCAAACTCAAAAAGAATGGATTTAAGCAAGCTTCAATTTGCATCTGCCCTTTCTGGTGCTGTTATTTTGCATACAGGGACCACGATACTGCATGCTCTTGGGTATTATCTTACCAACGTACATGGGATACAACATGGTCTTGCCAATGCATTGCTTATTCCTCGATATTTAATGATGTGTGAGGGTAAAGGTGTTGAAAAAATAGATGTAATAAGAAATATAGAAAAAGAGCTTCATTTTTCTATCGTCGATTCAATCAAAGATGTTTTAGGTGACAGAGTTATAAAGCTTCTCTCCGGTGTTGATACGGAAAAAATGGTGGATTATGCTCTGAATAAGCCGAACAGTTTATCTACTCCGTTTGTTGTAACAAAAGATTATATTCTAAGGCATTTTTCCTGA